The DNA window AGGAAGGCCATCAGCCTTGAGATACAGAAGCTCGCCAACCAGAGCCAGCAGTTCCACGAGCAGATGATCCAGGCCTTCAACAAGGCTGACGAGGTCAAGAAAGAGGCCGACGAGTACCACCAGAAGGTCGTCGAGCTCCGCGAGAAGGTCAGGGAAGCCAGGAAGCAGCTCAGGGAGATAGAGAGGAAGATTAGGGAGTACGACGAGAAGCACAAGGAGCTCATCGCCTACCGCTTAGTCGCCAAGATGCGCGCCAAGAAGGACGCCAACTTCGAGAAGGCAGTTGAAGCCCTCGAGAAGTTCAAGCGCGGCGAGAAGCTCACGCTCGACGAGCTCCTGCTCCTGCAGAGGTACAACCTCGTCTGAGGAATCGCTATGGAAATCATCAAGCACGAAGGACCCGGAAGGCTTGGGGTAGTCAGGCTAGGGGACTATTCCTTCAGGACTCCCGCCTTAGTCGGGATAGACTTTACCCTGTCTCCCTTCAACTCCTTCTTCCATCCCAAAGAACCGGGCGAGTACGACTTCAACCTCGCTCCCTCGATACCTCTCGGGTTCTACACGCCCGATGAGGTAATCCAAAAGGCCCTTGGGAGGCTTTGGAGTGTAAACTACGAGGGCTTCAACGCCTTCTACCTCCCGGCCCTGAGGAGAACGGAGTACCTTGAGGAGTTCTTCAAGATCATCGAGAGGCACAACTTTGAGGCGGTCTACCTTGGCAACTCGAAGATTCTGATCAAGGAGCACCGCTACTTCGTGAAGATAATCAGGGAGCTGCGCGAGAGGTTCCCCAACGTCATGATTATAGCCGACCTTGAGCCGTTCTTCTATCCGCTCGCCGTTTATCTCGGCGTTGATGCTTTCGACACCCGCTCGCTCAAGCTCTACGACTTCGAGGGGAAGGGATTCACCCAGTTCTCTCCCTTCCTGTGGAGCAGCGAGCCCAACTCCCTCGACTTCGCCCGCGAAGTCATACTCCTCGTGAGAAGGGCCCTCGAGGAGGGCAAGCTCCGCTATCTGGTGGAGAACTTCTTCCCGACCCAGTACAACGCTGGAATCCTCAGGATAGCTGACCTCGAGCACCCAGATTATCTTGAGAAGTACACACCGATCCAGAGGGAGACGGTATACTTCATCAGCGACGCATCCATAAGGAGACCTGAGGTAAGGAGGTGGCACGAGCGCGTTGCTGAAAGATTCGTGCCGCCGAAGAACGTTGAACTTCTCCTGATCTTCCCGTGCTCCGCCAAGAAGCCCTACTCTTTCTCAAGGAGCCACACCCTCTACAGAAAGGCCGTTAAGGAGGCCTTGGGTTCAGGAATATTCAAAGTCCACGAGCTCATCCTTACTTCACCCTTCGGCGTCGTCCCGAGGGAGTGGGAGTGGTTGGCCAAGTACGACATAGTCGTTACCGGCCACTGGAACGAGGAGGAGATAAAGCCGGCGGCGGAACTCCTCGCCAAAACTCTCGAAAAGTACCCGGAGAATGTCCCGATAATAGCCCACCTCGACGAAGCCTACGTTGAGATAGCGAAGCTTGCTTCCGAGCTCTCCGGAAGGGAGGTAATCTTTACCGACGTCAAAAACGGGACGACGAGCCACGAGAGCTTATCCTCACTCACCGAGACTCTGAGGGAGTTCCAGCTCGAGGGAACGAAGGAGGACAGGACTTACCGCTACTTCGAGAACATAAGGAAGGTCTTCGACTTCTACTTCGGCATCGGTGCTGGAGAGGCCATCCTCCCTGAGAACGGCCAGGTGAAAGGCTCGAAGATGCTCCGTATATTCGTTGACGGCAGGCAGACAGGAACCTTTAAGGACGGCGTGATAAGCGTCACACCCTTCGGGATGCAGAGAATATATGATGCCGTTAAGAGCTACTGGGTCAAGATAGACTTCGAGCTCCGCGGCGATGTCTTTGCGGTCGGTGTCAACGAAGCAGACCCGAGGATAAGGCCCGACGACATAGTGGGTGTCGTCAGGGATGAGGAGGTTGTCGGCGTCGGGAAGGCCGTCCTGAGCGGGGAAGAGATGGCCAGGGCGAAGAAGGGAGTTGCCGTCAAGGTAAGGAAGAGGGCGTAACGTCTAAAAATCCTCTTTTTCTTAGTCGTTATCATGCCCAAGCACTTCAAGCGCGGGGTGAAGAGGGAGCACCACTTTCTCAAGGGCCTTGAAAAGCCGCTGGAAGAGATAGCTAGTATCCCGGGAGTGAAAAAGGTAATCCCAGGCAGGATATACGCCAGCGACTCCAGAGGCTTCGAGATAAAGGTAACGAGAGAAACCCAGACGGGGTTAAAGCTCGTTGCCAAGAGCGATGGAAGCGTTCAGGAGGTCTTTCTGGTCGTTGATAAAGCTGATAGGGAGAGGGTTTGGAGGGAGATAGAGATGCTGGCCGAGGAATGGGAAAAGAGTTAAATCATGCCTGTTATTATTTCAATCTGGGGATATGAGAGAAGAGGCAAGATTATTGTGGGAACAGGCGCTGGAGGATTTGAAAACTGCCGAGGCCCTTATTACTGTTAAAAGATATTACGCGAGCGTGTTCTTCTCTCAGCAGGGAGAAGAGAATACCTTAAAGGCTCTTTACATAGAACTCAAGCGCGAGTTTCCTCCAAAAACTCATAGTCTCCTGCGCTTATCCAACGAACTGGGCATAGAGGACGAAGAAGTTATAGATGCAGTGCTCGACCTGAACCCAGAGTACATAGTGACGAGATACCCAGATGCTGCCAACGAAGTCCCCGCGAGGATATACAATGAGAGGATGGCTATTTCTCACCTCAAAAAGTCTAAGAAGGTGATAGAGTTTTGCAGGAAAAGGATTGGGGAAGAAAGCTCAGAGAAGTAATAAAAAGGCGCTATCCGGATGCAAGGATAATACTTTTTGGCTCCAGGGTTAGGGGCGACTGCCTCAAGGACAGCGATTACGACATAATAGTAGTCTCAAGCTCCTTTAAGGGAAAGAACTTCACGGAGAGGTCGAGCGAGGTTTTGAAATTGCTCTGGAAGGCGGGCCTCAGGCATGATTTCGAAATACTATGTTACACGCCAGAAGAATTTGAAATGAAGAGTAAAAGCCTCGGAATCGTAAGAGAGGCTTTGAAAGAGGGAATAGTACTCTGAGCCTTTACTCTTCAAACTTAAGGACAAGCTAATGCCCACCAATCGGATGGGGGCTTTGTTTTTTCATCGGAACTTCAAGATAACAAATCTCTCTTCGCTCTTTTCATAATTCCCTCTTCCCCTCAAAGAACTCGATCAGCTCCTCGTCGCTTATTTCCTCGTCGGCTTCGGTGTATCCAAGCTCCCTTCTCTGGAGGTCTATGAGGCCCGGCGTCAGGAGTAGCTTCCCTTCCAGCTTCGGCACCGCGTAGTGGAGCGTTATCTCGCTGAACTCGTCGAGCCTTATAGTCGGGTTCTCCTCATACTCGATTTCCTCCAGCCGTTTTCCGTCCGCTATGAGCTTAGCAACTATCGATGCTCCATCTATTGAATACTGCGGTTTTCCGATGTGCCTGACCCTTACACCTTCCATCTTCGATGTTATGAACTCCTTCGTCCTTCCGCGAGGTACTGCATCTCCGAGGATCCCGCCGACCACTATCATTGTATCCTCCTCGATGTCCTCAGGCTTCAGCTCCTCCTCGGCCTGGAGATCGAGAACTATCAGCTTTGAACGGTCGAAGGGGAACTTCGTGACGCTCTCTGTGATAACGCTCCCAAGTTTTGCCAGCCTCTCCCTCTCGTCCTCGCGGACGTTGGTAAAGATGAGCTTGTCTTCCCACCACTGGGCGACGTGAGAATACTCAAGCCACAGCCAATCGCTGATGTCCTCAAGGTGCTCGATTATCAGGTACGGCATGAACACCACCGGTGGGGCCTTTCACTAGGGCTCTTAAAAACCCTACCGTCTGGGAGATCTGAAAACTTTGTTGAGGGAAAAGGGGCAGAAGCCCGTCCCATGGCCGAGTAAGGACTTAAGCAGGGGGTAAAGCTTTTAAAGTCACGATCCCTCTATACTACGGGCTTGACTGCGGTGGTAGTCTAGCCTGGTCTAGGACACCGGCCTCCCAAGCCGGTAACCCGGGTTCAAATCCCGGCCACCGCACCATCTTCTCAAAAACCTTTTAACTTCCAGCGTTCTGTTAACTAATGGTGTTTATCATGAAGAGCTTTTTAACCGAGCAGCAGATTAGGGTTCTCCAGCTGAGGGCCAGAGGCCTGAAGCAGAGCGAGATAGCTGAAATTCTTGGAACGAGCAGAGCCAATGTTAGTATTCTTGAGAGGAGGGCCCTTGAAAAGGTGGAAAAAGCCAGGAATACACTTCTCCTGTGGGAGCAGATAAACTCGAAGATAAGCGTTGATGTTAAAAAAGGTGAGGACATCTTCCAAGTTCCGGAGAAGCTCTTCAGGAAGGCCGACGAGCTTGGAGTGAAGGTTCCCTACAGCACGGCGGAGATAATAGCGTTTCTGGTGGAGCACGCGCCGATAGAGGACAGGTTGGCCAAGAGGGACTTCACGCTCTTCCTTGACAGAGAGGACAGACTCCGCGTTAGCGAGTGCATCCTAGAGGACTTTGACGAGATACGGAAGCACGATGGCGGTAAAAACGCCGTTTAGAGCCATTGCAAGCCCGCTGACTCCCCCAGCGAGTTCATCTTCTAGCAGTATCCTCGCCGTCCCGAGACCGTGGGAAGTAACTCCCATTGCCAGTCCCTTCGCTACCCTGTCCCTGACCCGGAATACGTTTAAGAGCTCCGATCCGACCGCGTTGCCGAGTATCCCGGTGAGAATAACAAGGACTGCCGTAAGGGCTGGGATTCCGCCGATCTTTTCGCTGATACCTATTGCTATCGCAGTTGTAACGCTCTTGGGGGCTATGCTCATGAGCACGTCGTGGCTCCCGCCGAGAACCTCTGCCGTGTAAAAAGCGCTGAGTATCGCAACGGTTCCGCCGACTGTTATTCCCACGGTTGTCTCTTTCCAGTAGACTCTGATGGTATCAAGTTCCTTATAAACGGGAACGGCAAGGCTTACCACAGCCGGCCCGAGGAGGAACTTGAGTATTACGGCACTCTCCATGTAGGACTCGTAGGAAAAGCCACCTAACCAGAGAAATGCCGCTATCGTGGCTATTGATAGGAGAACTGGGTTTGTGTAAAACGCCCTCTTTCTCGAGTGAAGCTCCGAAAAAAGGTAGAAGACTATAAGCGTTAGGGTTATGCCGTATGGGTTCACTTTCTCCCCCTCCTAAGGACTTCCACGACTTTAGCAGTTGTAACAAGGGTTACCAGAAAGCTCACCAGGAGGGCTAAGGAAACCGGAACAACCTGACTCTTTAGGAGACCTACATACAAAACTATCCCAACCCCCGGAGGAACAAACATCACGCTCATGTTCCTGACGAAGAGCTCCGCCTCGTTCTCAACCCACTCAAGCCGGATAAGTCCCATCACCAAGGCCCCAAGCAGAAACAGCATGCCGAGGACGCTTCCAGGGATCGAGAGGGCAAAGGCCGAACTCACTAGCTCACCTAGGGCGTAGAAGCCGAATATTATGGCGAGACCCCGATAGGCATTCATGTCCAGATTTTCACCATTTCCCTATAAAAGACCTCCAAAAAATCAATAAGCAATCGATCCTATCACCAGCGGTGATACCATGTTCCTCCGGAACTACCGCTTCCCGGGAAGGTACGGCCCCGAGTGGGGCAGCGGTGGGATATTCGGGCTCAGGTACCACAACGGGACCCTTTACTTCACGCTGGCCTTTGAGGCCGAGGCACACTTCATAGATATTAAGAGCCATGAGGAGGAGACCTACGACTTCACCCTCGTCGGAAACGCCCCAACTAGCGGAGGCGACACCTACAACGCGGTCGAGACGGTCGATGAGTTCATATACTTCGGCGGCTGGGTGCACGCGCCAGCTGTTTACCGCGAGGACAGGAGGATACTCTTCAACAACAAGTACTCCCACGTCCATGCCTACGACACGGAGGAAAGAGCGGTCAAGCTCCTTTGGAAGGAGTCGATCCACCACGAAACCGACTGGGCGGGGGAGATAAGCGACATAATCTACGACCCTTACAACGACAGGCTTCTGCTCGCGAGAGAGGACGGCCACAGGAACCTTGGAGTCTATTCCCTCGATAGGGAAACCGGAAACGCGGAACCCCTCATAGGGGACCCCTCCCCCAAGGGAACGCGCGTCCACGATGTTGCGTTCTTTGGTGTGGGAAACAACTTCACTGGAGGACTCAGGGAGTTCAAAGCACTCGACCTGATAAGCGGAAGGTGGGAGGCCTTTAAACCCGGGGAGAGCGTAGATGGAAAGCCCTATGAGAGGCCGGAGCTTGGCTCTATGAGCTCAGCCTACAACCGGGCCTTCGCCTTCGTGCGCGGTGGAATCTTCGCTGGCAACCCGTACATGGGTGAGGGGTTTACCTTCTACCGCCTCTTTGACTTCCCGACGTTCTATGCTCCCTTCCGCGTGAACGCGGTAAACGTTGGCGGAGGGATCCTAACGGCATTCAACGCCCACCACGATGCATCGTACAGGGGGGACTCCCAGGATAGTGGGCTCTTCTGGGACTTCACGAACACCATAGCGGGACCGAGCGTTCTCGTTTACCTCGCCCCACCGGTGGTGAAAATAGTCGGAGCATTCGGGGCGAGGATAACGAGTATAGAGAAGATGGACGGAAAGATTCTGGTGGCTACCAACAGCGCACCCAACACGGGTTCAACGGAGGCAACTCCCTTCGACACCGGGAACAGGGACATAGTCATCCTCGACGAGAGGATAATCCAGGAGAGACCGCCTTCAGTTAGCTTCACCGTTCCCCTGGAGCTCTTGAGAAAGGCAAACAAGCGGACCTTCGGCGGGATTCCCCTCGACGGCTACCTCGAGGCAAGGGCTGTTTTCCACTTAAAAGGCGACACGAAGCTGAAAATCCACGAGTACGAACTCTCCCTGCCGGGGGCTGAAGCGGAAGAGGAAACCTTCGACTTGAAGAGAGGGAAAAACGTGATAGACCTCAGGACCTTTTCCGGAATCGTAAGCTTAGAGCTGAAAAAAGTTGTGGGGGGAAAGGCAAGGATAGAGCTCCTTTAGCCTTCCATTTTTCCATAGATGTTCTTCCAGCTGAGACTCTCCTCTATGAGCTCTTGGACTGTTAGGGCCCGTTCGCCGGTCACTTCGGGCTGGAGTTCCTCAAGGGCTTTCAATAACTCCTCCCTCGGAAGGAGTTCTTCATCAAAGATTACGAAACCGTTCCTGGCGTAGCCGTTGAGGAATATCCTCCACACCCTCTCGTCCTTCTCGAGTTCGTACTGCTTTATCGTTCCCTTCTCCCAGTTTATATCGCCGAACTTGAGGTCGAGCCTCGTGAGCCTCTTGTTAAAGACCCTCTCGGTCGTCATATCAACCACCTCACTTCTCCCTCAGGCCGAAGTAGTC is part of the Thermococcus stetteri genome and encodes:
- the arcS gene encoding archaeosine synthase subunit alpha — protein: MEIIKHEGPGRLGVVRLGDYSFRTPALVGIDFTLSPFNSFFHPKEPGEYDFNLAPSIPLGFYTPDEVIQKALGRLWSVNYEGFNAFYLPALRRTEYLEEFFKIIERHNFEAVYLGNSKILIKEHRYFVKIIRELRERFPNVMIIADLEPFFYPLAVYLGVDAFDTRSLKLYDFEGKGFTQFSPFLWSSEPNSLDFAREVILLVRRALEEGKLRYLVENFFPTQYNAGILRIADLEHPDYLEKYTPIQRETVYFISDASIRRPEVRRWHERVAERFVPPKNVELLLIFPCSAKKPYSFSRSHTLYRKAVKEALGSGIFKVHELILTSPFGVVPREWEWLAKYDIVVTGHWNEEEIKPAAELLAKTLEKYPENVPIIAHLDEAYVEIAKLASELSGREVIFTDVKNGTTSHESLSSLTETLREFQLEGTKEDRTYRYFENIRKVFDFYFGIGAGEAILPENGQVKGSKMLRIFVDGRQTGTFKDGVISVTPFGMQRIYDAVKSYWVKIDFELRGDVFAVGVNEADPRIRPDDIVGVVRDEEVVGVGKAVLSGEEMARAKKGVAVKVRKRA
- a CDS encoding DUF2103 domain-containing protein → MPKHFKRGVKREHHFLKGLEKPLEEIASIPGVKKVIPGRIYASDSRGFEIKVTRETQTGLKLVAKSDGSVQEVFLVVDKADRERVWREIEMLAEEWEKS
- a CDS encoding HEPN domain-containing protein, producing MREEARLLWEQALEDLKTAEALITVKRYYASVFFSQQGEENTLKALYIELKREFPPKTHSLLRLSNELGIEDEEVIDAVLDLNPEYIVTRYPDAANEVPARIYNERMAISHLKKSKKVIEFCRKRIGEESSEK
- a CDS encoding nucleotidyltransferase domain-containing protein, with product MQEKDWGRKLREVIKRRYPDARIILFGSRVRGDCLKDSDYDIIVVSSSFKGKNFTERSSEVLKLLWKAGLRHDFEILCYTPEEFEMKSKSLGIVREALKEGIVL
- a CDS encoding Tfx family DNA-binding protein, whose product is MKSFLTEQQIRVLQLRARGLKQSEIAEILGTSRANVSILERRALEKVEKARNTLLLWEQINSKISVDVKKGEDIFQVPEKLFRKADELGVKVPYSTAEIIAFLVEHAPIEDRLAKRDFTLFLDREDRLRVSECILEDFDEIRKHDGGKNAV
- a CDS encoding CidB/LrgB family autolysis modulator — its product is MNPYGITLTLIVFYLFSELHSRKRAFYTNPVLLSIATIAAFLWLGGFSYESYMESAVILKFLLGPAVVSLAVPVYKELDTIRVYWKETTVGITVGGTVAILSAFYTAEVLGGSHDVLMSIAPKSVTTAIAIGISEKIGGIPALTAVLVILTGILGNAVGSELLNVFRVRDRVAKGLAMGVTSHGLGTARILLEDELAGGVSGLAMALNGVFTAIVLPYLVKVL
- a CDS encoding CidA/LrgA family protein produces the protein MNAYRGLAIIFGFYALGELVSSAFALSIPGSVLGMLFLLGALVMGLIRLEWVENEAELFVRNMSVMFVPPGVGIVLYVGLLKSQVVPVSLALLVSFLVTLVTTAKVVEVLRRGRK
- a CDS encoding DUF2139 domain-containing protein, producing MFLRNYRFPGRYGPEWGSGGIFGLRYHNGTLYFTLAFEAEAHFIDIKSHEEETYDFTLVGNAPTSGGDTYNAVETVDEFIYFGGWVHAPAVYREDRRILFNNKYSHVHAYDTEERAVKLLWKESIHHETDWAGEISDIIYDPYNDRLLLAREDGHRNLGVYSLDRETGNAEPLIGDPSPKGTRVHDVAFFGVGNNFTGGLREFKALDLISGRWEAFKPGESVDGKPYERPELGSMSSAYNRAFAFVRGGIFAGNPYMGEGFTFYRLFDFPTFYAPFRVNAVNVGGGILTAFNAHHDASYRGDSQDSGLFWDFTNTIAGPSVLVYLAPPVVKIVGAFGARITSIEKMDGKILVATNSAPNTGSTEATPFDTGNRDIVILDERIIQERPPSVSFTVPLELLRKANKRTFGGIPLDGYLEARAVFHLKGDTKLKIHEYELSLPGAEAEEETFDLKRGKNVIDLRTFSGIVSLELKKVVGGKARIELL
- a CDS encoding DUF3213 domain-containing protein codes for the protein MTTERVFNKRLTRLDLKFGDINWEKGTIKQYELEKDERVWRIFLNGYARNGFVIFDEELLPREELLKALEELQPEVTGERALTVQELIEESLSWKNIYGKMEG